A region from the Drosophila ananassae strain 14024-0371.13 chromosome 2L, ASM1763931v2, whole genome shotgun sequence genome encodes:
- the LOC6498885 gene encoding E3 ubiquitin-protein ligase TRIP12 isoform X2, whose translation MAESVKSQSLSALTEGQHDDGSTTATAASLVNNTTTGAAANTNRRRNHNNNNNTNNNYNNNNNNNSSSSSSNSNSSTRKSHNKNKKRNTNPAVSSSSVNASTISSFNRRSRSQGRSQQNNKEPESPLVSTKRSSTFRSPSSPAPSSNSISGDQSVSPGNRKRQHQQNTSTTAGGTTSHQTTFSRSNQPAPGGDQLVELSSPLKKRRLQPTASSSHNNNNSVVSTAGTEASSGIEEGSVTATAGFTESGSDQQQQQQTPRQASGGDCVAQRTRSKTVSPEELPSTSSAAAAARLQHHQHHTQLRASASSSSVPAVVCSRQKRKASGGSGSLVEATPQRGAAAAARAGRPSNLLNYYRKTRKVSHTRSSQKSEKQAAVQEEEEEEEEASAFASATATASSSESQLQGSVSGSSNSKSGGIGKWNKKGLRHLQQNQLDTDNATTSEAGAEEQQQLEQKNLEVENQLPAVESALNLPESSANQSQSEAAEGQSQSEEQDERDDEEEEDDEEEEEEEEEEEVSFFEIVNSADSSYEEDAQIVAEEDEITEEEDVDDEEDEDIEEDEDIEEEDLSESEFAQQLIGELGGAGPPPALYQQQQAPPQLTRYTAGPTAAAATFVPPPQQQQVTYNQQQQQQQQHSSLRRSSRGKTGSCVSSAAAAQQHSTAAAAVQQQQQQQQQQQQQQHQHQQQQQQQQQHQQQQPQLLPPPGTYQYQQVGGNTVVVAVRQQQQLQQQQQQQQLALHQQQQQQQQQQQPHHQQRATLVQPGFLFSYRSNHPQQQQQQQHPHPQQQQQQQQIHQGNKVTHSSASDALAYSLMAQQPPSGPPHAGGQQLTPGANSANLSIVAAALSAARDVGGGGPGGPPGGSGSGGTATAPAGSSSSSAAAGGNNSAVGATSSNSSAGQPASNNSGSSNVTQSGAASGGSGAGGSGSGATASTTNSASQHSGGAGAAADSESDDSEVGRLQALLEARGLPPHLFGALGPRMTHILHRTIGNSSSSKANQLLQGLQSHDESQQLQAAIEMCQMLVMGNEDTLAGFPIKQVVPALIQLLRMEHNFDIMNNACRALAYMLEALPRSSGTVVEAVPVFLEKLQVIQCMDVAEQSLTALEILSRRHNKAILQANGISACLTYLDFFSIVAQRAALAIAANCCLNMHPEEFHFVSESLPLLARLLSQQDKKCVESVCSAFCRLVESFQHDSQRLQQIASPDLLKNCQQLLLVTPAILNTGTFTAVVRMLSLMCGNCPDLAISLLRNDIAATLLYLLTGNAEPAAASANHVELVSRSPSELYELTCLIGELMPRLPLDGIFAVDALLDRPTLNTQDQVHWQWRDDRGAWHNYSTIDSRLIEAANQSSEDEISLSTFGRTYTVDFHAMQQINEDTGTTRPVQRRINHNYVAPMAAGQDLSTSSASGSASASGASTSAAAAAASSNNNNNNNNPPASSSGQQKRRPSLDARIACLKEERGLAADFIKHIFNVLYEVYSSSAGPNVRYKCLRALLRMVYYATPELLRQVLKYQLVSSHIAGMLGSNDLRIVVGALQMAEILMRQLPDVFGTHFRREGVIYQFTQLTDPNNPICANPSPKPLSTTATPSANAGGSQSAPASANSLQVNPFFMESAPGSSSASTTPSSSKHQSYSVKSFSHAMNALTASAKGTPAAALDVSGTSTPSAAYNYSSSAPSSSTAGAPAFFVAQQGDPRQYVHFQQPAAPPPPPQLELLPTGAIQQQGQQVSQVIYQPQQQPAHLVVASTSSAAASASSSSSSSSSATALQHKMTDMLKRKAPPKRKSQSSGRAKSRQEDAAAAAAAAGSGAPPTSASSAMHELLSRATSLGSGTGGRSTPSSGGGSGSSKSRFNAGNSTNAGSSKSSFLASLNPARWGRQTAHHHHHQSQQQHHGMSKDSGSASGSGAGLAYTVNQHGAGGSGGLNAAAVAASISKSISHANLLAAANRERARQWVREQAVDFVKRYTEQEARRSKATSESGGSQNTSSAAAGTTPLATAGSTNVLERLSSILFKLNGSYHDCLDALLELKTILLESDISPFEVNHSGLIKAMLNYMTSDTGLVERDARLRSFMHVFAGLPLEPLLQNVGQLPTIEPIAFGAFVAKLNGCVTQLEQFPVKVHDFPAGPGGRSNQSALRFFNTHQLKCNLQRHPQCSNLRQWKGGTVKIDPLAMVQAIERYLVVRGYGGIRADSDDDSEEDMDDNVAAVVMTQAGFKHKLQFTIGEHVLPYNMTVYQAVKQFSPLVSEQPETDNESETLLGNASIWVQQHTIYYRPVEEEAGSGTAGASSSSSCSSSGVQKQQSTSSSAASYANASTSCSSSSGVASGGGSSSKKAHKSSSKFMRKKTELWHEGIAPGVISALKPFLSSSLPGDVVTVQDASLDALCMLRVIHALNRHWEHLYGCVVRQNIIPQSEFVHPKITAKANRQLQDPLVIMTGNLPQWLPQIGMACPFLFPFETRHLLFYATSFDRDRALQRLLDTTPDLNAAESSERVAPRLDRRKRAISRAEILKQAEHILQDFGHSKALLEIQYENEVGTGLGPTLEFYALVSAELQRTDLGLWNGSDSYKQNSVTIVDVVKASSAVVHIEDALEATTMDQSPPLVSSTTTTTATMTATTRSSSRSHVLRSGAGQQPTQPVEHSSSSTGANDNALNMIIAQQFSDIIAADAAAAAVAAAAAAATDNPSSTTNNTTASVVEQTTTTTQSGTMTTTTTMTSYVHAVHGLFPLPLGKSSKLPQMTKAKSKFKFLGKFMAKAVMDSRMLDLPFSLPFYRWLVNEEHSIGLADLMRVAPEVQNTLVRLQDVVRHREYILADPNIDAMEKTEKIEQLDLDGCPIADLGLDFVLPGHANIELCRGGRDTPVTVHNLHQYISLVTYWFLIEGVQKQFEALREGFDSVFPIQRLRMFYPEELECVFCGSGSEQQQQRWDVKMLQDSCRTDHGFHQESQAIQFLYDILASYNRDEQRAFLQFVTGSPRLPTGGFKALTPPLTIVRKTLDGNQNPNDYLPSVMTCVNYLKLPDYSSREVMRQKLKVAANEGSMSFHLS comes from the exons ATGGCCGAATCCGTTAAAAGTCAATCGCTCTCTGCATTGACGGAGGGGCAGCACGACGACGGTAgtacaacagcaacagcggcgTCCTTAGTTAATAATACTACCACAGGTGCAGCAGCAAATACAAATCGTCGGCgtaaccacaacaacaacaacaacactaataataattataataataataacaacaataacagtagcagcagtagcagtaaTAGCAACAGCAGCACCCGTAAATCACACAATAAGAATAAAAAACGTAATACCAATCCGGCTGtcagctcctcctccgtcAACGCCAGTACCATTAGCTCCTTTAACCGTCGCTCGCGCAGTCAAGGTCGCAGTCAGCAGAACAACAAGGAGCCGGAGTCACCACTGGTGTCCACCAAGCGATCATCCACCTTTCGTTCCCCCTCATCCCCGGCGCCCAGCTCCAATTCGATCTCCGGCGATCAGTCCGTTTCCCCAGGAAATCGCAAGCGCCAGCATCAGCAGAATACCAGCACCACCGCCGGCGGCACCACCAGCCACCAGACCACCTTCAGTCGCAGCAATCAAC CGGCGCCCGGTGGTGATCAGCTGGTAGAGCTCAGCTCGCCGTTGAAGAAGCGCCGCCTCCAGCCGACGGCGTCATCAtcgcacaacaacaacaacagtgtGGTGTCAAcagcaggaaccgaggcatcATCAGGTATCGAGGAAGGAAGCGTAACAGCAACTGCCGGCTTCACAGAATCCGGCAGtgaccaacagcagcagcagcagacgcCACGCCAGGCATCCGGCGGTGATTGTGTGGCCCAGCGTACCCGTTCCAAGACCGTTTCTCCAGAGGAACTGCCGAGCACCAGCAGTGCAGCTGCTGCGGCGCGTCTCCAGCACCATCAGCACCACACCCAGCTGAGGGCCAGCGCCAGCTCCAGCAGTGTTCCTGCAGTGGTCTGCAGTCGTCAGAAGCGCAAAGCTAGCGGAGGATCGGGGTCTTTGGTCGAGGCGACACCCCAACGtggggcagcagcagcagctcgcGCTGGACGCCCCAGCAATTTGCTGAACTACTATCGCAAGACCCGCAAGGTCAGCCACACGCGCTCCTCCCAGAAGTCGGAGAAGCAGGCGGCCGttcaggaggaggaggaagaggaggaggaggcctCTGCCTttgcctctgccactgccacagccaGCTCTAGCGAGAGTCAACTGCAGGGATCTGTTTCTGGATCGAGCAACAGCAAATCGGGTGGAATTGGGAAGTGGAACAAGAAGGGCCTGCGCCACTTGCAACAGAATCAACTGGACACTGATAACGCCACCACATCGGAAGCTGGAGCTGAGGAACAGCAGCAGTTGGAGCAGAAGAATCTGGAAGTGGAGAATCAGTTGCCGGCCGTAGAGTCGGCTCTCAATCTTCCAGAGTCGTCAGCAAATCAGAGCCAGTCGGAGGCGGCGGAGGGCCAGTCCCAGTCCGAGGAGCAGGACGAGCGTGACGACGAGGAAGAGGAGGACGACGAAGAGGAggaagaagaggaagaggaggaaGAGGTGAGCTTCTTCGAGATTGTTAACTCAGCGGACTCGTCGTACGAGGAGGACGCCCAGATTGTTGCCGAGGAGGACGAGATcaccgaggaggaggacgtTGACGACGAAGAGGACGAGGATATCGAGGAGGACGAGGATATCGAGGAAGAAGACCTCTCAGAGAGCGAATTCGCCCAGCAGCTCATCGGTGAACTTGGTG GGGCAGGACCACCGCCGGCTCtctaccaacaacaacaagcaccGCCACAGCTGACCCGTTATACGGCAGGACCGAcggcggcagcggcaacaTTTGTACCGCCGCCGCAACAGCAACAGGTTACATAcaatcaacagcagcagcagcagcagcagcactccTCACTGCGACGGAGCTCACGTGGCAAGACGGGTTCTTGTGTGAGTTCGGCGGCAGCGGCACAGCAACATAGcacggctgctgctgctgtacaacaacaacagcaacaacaacaacaacaacagcagcagcagcatcagcatcagcaacagcaacagcaacagcaacaacatcagcaacaacaaccacaattGCTGCCACCGCCTGGAACTTATCAATACCAACAAGTGGGTGGCAATAcagttgttgttgccgttcgacaacaacagcagttgcaacagcagcagcagcagcaacaattaGCCTtacaccagcagcaacagcaacagcagcagcagcagcagccgcatcATCAGCAACGTGCCACCCTCGTGCAGCCTGGTTTCTTGTTCAGTTATCGCAGCAATCatccgcagcagcagcagcagcagcaacatccccatccccaacagcagcagcagcagcagcagatccATCAGGGCAACAAAGTGACACATAGCAGTG CTTCGGATGCTTTAGCATATAGTTTGATGGCTCAACAACCGCCAAGTGGACCGCCGCATGCAGGTGGACAGCAACTGACGCCag GTGCCAACTCAGCTAACCTCAGCATTGTTGCGGCCGCATTGAGTGCCGCCCGTGACGTCGGCGGTGGAGGACCAGGTGGACCACCaggtggaagtggaagtggaggAACGGCAACGGCGCCAGCCggatcatcatcatcatcggcGGCAGCCGGAGGTAACAACAGCGCGGTGGGCGCAActagcagcaacagcagtgcCGGCCAACCAGCCAGCAACAATAGCGGCAGCAGCAATGTAACCCAATCGGGTGCTGCTTCTGGCGGATCAGGAGCAGGTGGTAGCGGTAGCGGCGCCACCGCCAGCACAACGAACAGTGCCAGCCAGCATAGTGGTGGAGCAGGTGCAGCCGCTGATTCGGAGAGCGATGATAGCGAAGTGGGCCGTTTACAGGCGCTGCTAGAGGCCCGGGGTCTGCCGCCACATTTGTTTGGAGCGCTCGGTCCCAGGATGACGCACATACTCCATCGCACCAtcggcaacagcagcagctccaaggCGAACCAACTGCTGCAGGGTCTACAGTCGCACGACGAGTCCCAACAGCTGCAGGCGGCCATCGAGATGTGCCAGATGCTGGTGATGGGCAATGAGGACACCCTCGCCGGTTTCCCCATCAAACAGGTGGTGCCGGCCCTCATCCAGTTGCTTCGCATGGAGCACAACTTTGACATTATGAATAACGCGTGCAGAGCCCTGGCCTATATGCTGGAAGCGCTGCCCCGATCCTCGGGTACCGTTGTGGAGGCAGTGCCAGTGTTCCTCGAGAAGCTACAAGTCATCCAGTGTATGGACGTGGCCGAACAGAGTCTGACAGCGCTGGAGATCCTGTCGCGTCGCCACAACAAGGCCATACTGCAGGCGAATGGCATTTCGGCCTGCCTCACATACCTGGACTTCTTTTCGATTGTGGCCCAGCGTGCGGCACTGGCCATTGCCGCCAATTGTTGCCTTAACATGCATCCGGAGGAGTTTCACTTTGTGTCGGAGAGCTTGCCGCTGCTGGCCCGTCTGCTGTCGCAGCAGGACAAGAAGTGCGTCGAGAGCGTCTGCTCTGCCTTCTGTCGTCTGGTGGAGAGCTTCCAGCACGATAGCCAGCGCTTGCAGCAAATCGCCAGTCCGGACCTCCTCAAGAACTGCCAACAACTGCTCCTGGTCACTCCGGCCATTCTGAACACTGGCACCTTCACCGCAGTCGTTCGAATGCTGAGCCTGATGTGCGGCAACTGTCCGGATCTGGCCATTTCGTTGCTCAGGAACGACATAGCCGCTACGCTGCTATATCTGCTAACCGGAAACGCTGAGCCGGCAGCGGCCAGTGCCAACCACGTGGAACTGGTGTCCCGCTCGCCCTCGGAACTGTACGAACTGACTTGCCTGATCGGCGAACTGATGCCTCGTCTGCCGCTCGACGGTATTTTTGCCGTGGACGCACTGCTGGACCGGCCGACCCTCAACACCCAGGATCAGGTGCACTGGCAGTGGCGCGATGATCGCGGCGCCTGGCACAACTACTCGACGATAGATTCCCGACTGATCGAGGCCGCCAACCAAAGCAGTGAGGACGAGATCAGCCTGAGCACCTTTGGACGCACATACACGGTCGATTTCCATGCCATGCAGCAGATCAACGAGGACACCGGCACCACACGCCCCGTTCAGCGTCGCATCAATCACAACTATGTGGCGCCTATGGCGGCGGGCCAGGATCTCTCCACATCATCGGCTTCAGGCTCAGCGTCAGCCAGCGGAGCATCCACATCGGCTGCAGCGGCGGCTGCCTCttcaaataataacaacaacaacaacaatcccCCGGCCAGCAGCAGTGGCCAGCAGAAGCGTCGGCCATCGTTGGATGCCAGGATAGCTTGTCTCAAG GAGGAACGTGGTCTAGCCGCGGACTTTATCAAACACATCTTCAACGTGCTATACGAGGTGTACAGCTCCTCGGCCGGACCCAATGTACGCTATAAATGCCTGCGCGCCCTGCTCCGCATGGTCTACTACGCTACGCCGGAGTTGTTGCGTCAGGTGCTCAAGTATCAGCTGGTTTCCAGTCACATTGCCGGAATGCTTGGTAGCAACGACTTGCGGATTGTGGTCGGTGCTCTTCAGATGGCCGAGATTTTAATGCGTCAGCTACCCGATGTGTTCGGCACTCATTTCCGCCGCGAGGGCGTCATCTACCAGTTCACCCAGCTGACCGATCCCAATAACCCAATCTGCGCCAATCCATCTCCCAAGCCGCTAAGCACCACCGCCACGCCCTCAGCCAATGCTGGTGGTTCACAGAGCGCCCCAGCTTCGGCTAACAGCCTGCAGGTGAATCCGTTCTTCATGGAAAGTGCCCCAGGATCCTCGAGTGCTTCCACGacgcccagcagcagcaagcaCCAGTCGTACAGTGTGAAGAGCTTCTCGCATGCCATGAACGCCCTGACGGCCAGTGCCAAGGGAACTCCGGCTGCTGCCTTGGATGTGTCTGGAACATCAACTCCTTCCGCTGCGTATAACTATAGCAGCTCGGCGCCGTCTTCGTCAACGGCTGGAGCTCCTGCCTTCTTTGTGGCCCAGCAGGGTGATCCGCGACAGTACGTTCATTTCCAGCAGCCGGCGGCTCCACCACCGCCACCTCAACTGGAGTTGCTGCCCACCGGAGCCATTCAGCAGCAGGGCCAGCAGGTGTCCCAGGTTATATAccagccacagcagcagccgGCCCACCTAGTGGTGGCCTCAACCAGCAGCGCCGCCGCCTCGgcctcctcgtcctcctctTCGTCGTCGTCGGCCACGGCTCTTCAGCACAAAATGACGGATATGCTGAAGCGGAAGGCTCCGCCCAAGCGCAAGTCTCAAAGCAGTGGGCGAGCCAAGTCGCGGCAGGAGGATgcggctgcagcagcagcggcagctgGCTCTGGAGCGCCACCCACGTCGGCTAGTTCGGCGATGCACGAGCTACTCAGCCGTGCCACAA GTCTTGGAAGCGGCACTGGAGGAAGAAGCACGCCCAGCTCTGGCGGCGGCTCTGGAAGCTCCAAGTCTCGTTTCAATGCCGGAAACTCAACCAACGCGGGATCGAGCAAGTCCTCATTTTTGGCTTCGCTTAATCCGGCCCGCTGGGGACGCCAGACGGCTcatcaccatcatcatcagtcgcagcaacagcaccacGGCATGTCGAAGGACTCGGGTAGCGCAAGCGGATCAGGAGCCGGCTTGGCCTACACGGTTAACCAGCACGGCGCCGGAGGAAGTGGTGGTCTGAATGCCGCCGCCGTGGCAGCCAGCATCAGCAAGAGCATCTCGCACGCCAATCTTCTGGCGGCTGCCAATCGGGAGCGGGCACGGCAATGGGTACGCGAGCAGGCGGTGGACTTTGTTAAGCGCTACACAGAGCAGGAGGCACGGAGGAGTAAGGCAACGTCTGAGAGCGGTGGAAGCCAGAATACAAGCTCCGCGGCAGCCGGCACAACACCTCTGGCCACTGCTGGTAGCACCAATGTGCTTGAGCGCCTCTCAAGTATTCTTTTCAAGCTAAACGGCAGCTATCACGACTGTCTGGACGCCCTACTTGAACTGAAGACCATTCTGCTCGAAAGCGACATCTCACCGTTCGAAGTCAACCACTCTGGCCTGATCAAAGCCATGCTCAACTACATGACCAGTGATACGGGTCTGGTGGAGCGCGACGCTCGTCTGCGTAGCTTCATGCACGTTTTCGCCGGCCTACCGCTTGAACCCCTGCTCCAGAATGTGGGTCAACTGCCCACCATCGAGCCGATAGCCTTCGGGGCATTTGTGGCCAAACTTAATGGCTGTGTCACCCAATTGGAACAGTTCCCTGTTAAGGTGCACGACTTTCCGGCAGGACCCGGCGGTCGTTCCAACCAGAGTGCGCTAAGGTTCTTCAACACTCACCAGTTAAAG TGCAACCTTCAGCGTCATCCACAATGCAGCAATCTCCGCCAGTGGAAGGGCGGCACCGTCAAAATCGACCCACTGGCCATGGTGCAGGCCATCGAGCGGTACCTAGTGGTGCGCGGCTATGGTGGCATCCGTGCCGACTCTGATGACGACAGTGAAGAGGATATGGATGATAATGTCGCCGCCGTGGTCATGACCCAGGCTGGCTTCAAGCACAAGTTGCAGTTCACGATCGGGGAGCATGTCCTGCCCTACAACATGACCGTCTACCAGGCGGTGAAACAGTTCTCGCCGCTGGTCAGTGAACAGCCGGAGACGGACAACGAGTCGGAGACCCTGCTGGGCAATGCCAGTATCTGGGTTCAGCAGCACACTATCTACTATCGGCCCGTGGAGGAGGAGGCCGGTTCGGGAACTGCCGGAGCCTCTAGCAGCAGTTcgtgcagcagcagcggcgtgCAAAAGCAGCAGAGCACCTCGAGTTCGGCCGCCAGTTACGCAAATGCCTCGACCTCGTGCTCCTCGTCCTCGGGAGTGGCCAGTGGCGGTGGATCGTCCTCGAAGAAGGCGCATAAGTCGAGCAGCAAGTTCATGCGCAAGAAGACAGAACTTTGGCACGAGGGCATCGCCCCGGGTGTGATCTCGGCTCTGAAGCCGTTCCTCAGCAGCTCGTTGCCCGGCGATGTGGTGACTGTGCAGGACGCCTCCCTCGACGCCCTGTGCATGCTGCGTGTCATCCATGCCCTCAACCGCCATTGGGAACATCTGTACGGATGCGTCGTTCGTCAGAACATCATTCCACAATCGGAGTTCGTGCATCCCAAGATCACCGCAAAGGCCAACCGCCAACTGCAAGATCCACTGGTGATCATGACTGGCAACCTGCCGCAATGGCTGCCCCAGATTGGAATGGCGTGTCCCTTCCTCTTCCCATTCGAGACGCGTCATCTGCTCTTCTACGCCACCAGCTTCGATCGGGACCGTGCCTTGCAACGCCTGCTAGACACCACACCGGATTTGAATGCAGCCGAATCGTCTGAGCGTGTGGCGCCTCGACTTGATCGTCGCAAGCGGGCCATATCTCGGGCCGAGATCCTTAAGCAGGCAGAACATATCCTGCAAGACTTTGGCCATTCAAAGGCCCTGTTGGAAATTCAATATGAAAATGAGGTCGGAACGGGTCTTGGACCTACTTTGGAGTTCTACGCCTTGGTCTCTGCTGAGCTGCAGCGTACGGATCTGGGCTTGTGGAACGGAAGCGACAGTTACAAACAGAACTCTGTGACCATCGTGGATGTTGTGAAGGCAAGCAGCGCTGTGGTGCACATCGAGGACGCTCTTGAGGCCACCACCATGGATCAGAGCCCGCCGCTCGTTAGCagtaccaccaccaccacagccACCATGACGGCAACCACCCGTTCCAGCAGCCGGTCGCACGTCTTGCGCAGTGGCGCCGGCCAACAGCCAACCCAGCCGGTGGAgcacagctcctccagcactGGCGCGAATGATAACGCTTTAAACATGATCATCGCACAGCAATTTAGTGATATCATCGCTGCggatgcagcagcagcagccgtaGCAGCGGCGGCAGCTGCAGCTACTGATAATCCAAGCAGTACCACCAACAACACCACAGCTAGTGTAGTGGAGCAGACAACCACGACAACTCAATCGGGAACAATgaccaccaccacaaccatGACGAGCTATGTGCACGCCGTCCACGGACTGTTCCCGCTCCCATTGGGAAAATCCTCAAAGCTACCCCAGATGACCAAGGCCAAGTCCAAGTTCAAATTCTTGGGCAAGTTCATGGCCAAGGCTGTGATGGACAGCCGCATG TTGGATTTGCCATTCTCTTTGCCCTTCTATCGCTGGCTAGTCAATGAGGAGCATTCCATTGGCTTGGCTGATCTGATGCGGGTTGCCCCGGAGGTACAAAACACACTTGTACGCCTTCAGGACGTTGTCCGTCATCGCGAGTACATCCTGGCTGATCCAAACATTGATGCCATGGAGAAGACCGAAAAG ATTGAACAGTTGGACTTGGACGGCTGCCCTATTGCGGATCTGGGCCTTGACTTTGTGCTACCTGGCCATGCCAACATTGAGCTGTGCCGTGGTGGCCGTGATACTCCGGTGACTGTGCACAACTTGCATCAATACATCTCGCTGGTCACCTATTGGTTCCTAATCGAGGGTGTCCAGAAGCAGTTTGAAGCCCTGCGCGAGG GCTTCGATTCAGTTTTTCCGATCCAACGACTGCGTATGTTCTATCCGGAGGAGCTGGAGTGCGTATTCTGCGGCTCTGGCAgtgagcaacagcagcagcggtGGGACGTGAAGATGCTGCAGGACAGCTGCCGCACGGACCACGGTTTCCACCAGGAGTCGCAGGCAATACAGTTCCTGTATGACATCCTTGCCTCGTATAACCGCGACGAGCAGCGCGCCTTCTTGCAGTTTGTGACAGGATCGCCGCGTCTCCCGACTGGCGGTTTTAAGGCACTGACGCCTCCGCTGACAATCGTGCGAAAAACGCTGGACGGCAACCAGAACCCCAACGACTATCTACCATCTGTGATGACATGCGTCAACTATTTGAAGTTGCCCGACTATTCGAGTCGTGAGGTGATGCGGCAGAAACTAAAAGTGGCCGCTAACGAGGGCAGCATGTCCTTCCATCTTTCCTAA